The sequence TGGTGACGGGCGCAGGTACCGGACACGCGACGCGGCACGATCTTGCCGCGATCGGTGATGAAGCGACCGAGCCGCTTTTCGTCCTTGTAGTCCACGAAGCCGACCTTCTCGAAGCACAGCTTGCAGTACTTCTTCTTGAAACTCTTGCCT is a genomic window of Candidatus Eisenbacteria bacterium containing:
- a CDS encoding 30S ribosomal protein S18, producing the protein MAREREGKSFKKKYCKLCFEKVGFVDYKDEKRLGRFITDRGKIVPRRVSGTCARHQKQITIAVKRARVLALMPFTSDLYR